In Festucalex cinctus isolate MCC-2025b chromosome 5, RoL_Fcin_1.0, whole genome shotgun sequence, a single genomic region encodes these proteins:
- the zcchc8 gene encoding zinc finger CCHC domain-containing protein 8 isoform X1: MTRASVGGEKMAEVNFSYEAFVDQLYDPVPGPTHIRFPDQSDADTAEDDEEMRRLRSRLDECDDCIEKLTEENKALRRKLSILTRPSGITIEDVNIDGPIAQIIYSNNTITKQCRQEIEDCVCGVILRHQKEANRNIQWASKYLKPQPSSFSVDEDPQKLASTSVRTTTEAFKVVGSVLYFTSFSVDKLGQPLFYDSPDHTDGWEVPTYKQIFTQVIGTDGQDIEVKDKRCSGKKWPKSMCFNCGSSAHQLRDCLEPKDMAAINERRKEFNQNQAGLSNQRYHAEVEERFSKYKPGVLSKELLSALGLDANTLPPLIYRMRQLGYPPGWLKEAEMENSGLTLYDDNVSNDSSMTSTQKVSYDVSKLVDFPGFNVPVPHKVKDEFMRYSSVPIQSNHLKHNYAAYLSSHFSSPDSLTSKRPHESDSSQHLSKRPKSSHDSNSDMDIESDPGTPYHTPRHSDFHFEPPPAPGSPCLSSPPPLPHGTPPATPTPPPLPKSTPPPTSANSSPATCQPHWVGVDDAEAVREDELTLEELEEQQRQIWAALQSADAATSSDPETPAAGNPSPDSQDVKGISPKAVAAKVSAVPHRNRFAEGIVPFEDTPEYTEVAEATGTYLRIRDLLKSSPRNLAKKKN, encoded by the exons ATGACCAGGGCTTcagttgggggggaaaaaatggctgaagtcaattttagttacgAGGCGTTCGTTGACCAACTGTATGACCCTGTCCCGGGCCCCACACACATTCGTTTCCCGGACCAAAGCGACGCCGATACGGCGGAGGACGATGAAGAAATGCGGAGGCTCCGGAGCCGCCTGGACGAGTGCGACGATTGCATTGAGAAGCTAACAGAGGAGAATA AAGCTTTGAGAAGAAAGTTGTCTATTCTGACACGGCCCAG CGGAATCACGATAGAAGATGTCAACATCGACGGCCCCATCGCTCAAATTATTTATTCCAACAATACCATAACAAA GCAATGTCGTCAAGAAATCGAGGATTGCGTGTGTGGAGTCATACTCAGACACCAAAAAGAGGCAAACCGTAACATACAATGGGCATCAAAGTACCTGAAGCCtcag CCTTCCTCATTTTCCGTGGACGAAGACCCGCAAAAGTTGGCCTCCACTAGCGTGAGAACAACCACCGAAGCCTTTAAA GTAGTGGGCAGCGTGTTGTACTTCACCAGCTTCAGCGTGGACAAACTGGGTCAGCCACTTTTCTACGACAGCCCTGACCACACCGACGGGTGGGAAGTGCCAAC CTACAAGCAGATCTTCACCCAGGTTATCGGCACGGATGGTCAAGACATAGAAGTGAAGGACAAAAGGTGCTCTggaaaaaaatg GCCCAAATCTATGTGTTTTAACTGTGGTTCAAGTGCTCATCAACTACGAGACTGCCTCGAG CCGAAAGACATGGCAGCCATCAACGAGAGGAGAAAGGAGTTCAACCAGAACCAGGCCGGGCTCAGCAACCAGCGCTACCACGCAGAAGTGGAGGAGCGCTTCTCCAAATACAAGCCGGGAGTCTTGAG CAAGGAGCTTTTGTCCGCGCTAGGGTTGGACGCCAACACCCTGCCACCTCTCATCTATCGCATGAGGCAGCTGGGATACCCGCCAGGTTGGCTCAAAGAAGCCGAAATGGAGAACTCGGGATTAACACTCTACGACGACAATG TGTCAAATGACAGCAGTATGACCAGCACACAAAAAGTGTCTTAcgatgtttccaaactggtggaTTTCCCAGGATTCAATGTGCCCGTACCACACAAAGTCAAAGAC GAATTTATGCGCTACAGTTCAGTTCCCATTCAGAGCAACCACCTCAAGCACAACTACGCCGCTTACCTGTCCAGCCACTTTTCTTCG CCAGACAGCCTGACCAGTAAGCGACCCCACGAGTCGGACTCGTCCCAACATCTCAGCAAGAGGCCAAAGTCCAGCCATGATAGCAACTCCGACATGGATATCGAATCAG ATCCCGGCACTCCTTACCACACCCCCCGCCATAGCGACTTCCACTTCGAACCGCCGCCGGCGCCGGGCTCTCCGTGCCTCAGCTCGCCGCCGCCTCTCCCGCACGGCACGCCGCCGGCCACACCCACTCCGCCTCCCTTGCCCAAAAGCACGCCTCCCCCCACATCAGCCAACAGCTCCCCGGCGACGTGCCAGCCTCACTGGGTGGGGGTGGACGATGCTGAGGCGGTGAGGGAGGATGAGCTCACCCTGGAGGAGCTGGAGGAGCAGCAGAGGCAGATCTGGGCGGCGCTCCAGAGCGCGGACGCCGCCACCAGTAGTGACCCGGAGACCCCTGCAGCCGGGAACCCCAGTCCAGATTCCCAGGATGTAAAGGGGATCTCCCCCAAGGCCGTGGCTGCCAAGGTGTCGGCCGTACCCCACCGGAACCGCTTCGCCGAGGGCATCGTGCCTTTTGAGGACACGCCCGAGTACACGGAAGTGGCCGAAGCCACGGGGACGTATCTCCGCATCAGGGACTTGCTCAAGAGTTCGCCTCGGAATttagccaagaaaaaaaactga
- the LOC144018744 gene encoding uncharacterized protein LOC144018744 isoform X1: protein MSNLSYLSLPHWDAGSRKLRYIYLVNQSSFALTDCPQKGSVALFLGADLLANTDIRAENHPRHHAKFSRKGLATKIHFPSEFRFRGLKVAASNNGLWFYNIHGLFRFAFEMYTKREQLAVMDNFQDLWKSQMSDIPLKASYSLDRLDASSEIPNDQFPLKASYSLDRLDASSEIPNDQSPKQPENTIIRHMSSDHSYSTQHSSQTLTEFRNKIQSLNDKLVAKNFTAQHLEPALLLLDRADRCLDGTAEGLDAAETELASWLGRRFAAAQADISRQVEAFKERHIQKIEELPPAEELAAQLFPDAMRTLLLNWMGLSREEDWAKRRSEYPILLLILEFANHNLITGVAHVLYSTLICK, encoded by the exons ATGTCGAACCTTAGCTACTTGTCATTACCGCATTGGGACGCAGGTTCGAGGAAACTTCGTTACATTTACTTGGTAAACCAGTCGTCTTTCGCACTTACAGACTGTCCCCAAAAG gGCTCAGTTGCTCTCTTTCTTGGTGCCGACCTCTTGGCCAACACGGACATCCGTGCCGAAAACCATCCAAGGCATCACGCCAAGTTTTCCAGAAAAGGCCTCGCCACCAAAATCCACTTCCCTTCAG AATTCAGGTTCCGCGGGTTGAAGGTGGCGGCGTCCAACAACGGCCTGTGGTTCTATAACATTCACGGGCTTTTCCGCTTCGCCTTTGAAATGTACACCAAGCGGGAGCAGCTGGCAGTAATGGACAACTTCCAG GATTTGTGGAAATCTCAGATGAGCGACATCCCGCTGAAGGCTAGTTACAGCCTGGACCGACTGGATGCCAGTAGTGAAATCCCCAACGACCAATTCCCGCTGAAGGCTAGTTACAGCCTGGACCGACTGGATGCCAGTAGTGAAATCCCCAACGACCAATCACCCAAGCAGCCTGAGAACACAATTATTAGACACATGTCATCAGATCACTCCTATTCCACACAGCACAGCTCTCAGACCTTAACCGAATTTAGGAATAAGATCCAGAGCCTAAATGACAAACTGGTGGCCAAAAACTTCACAGCCCAGCACCTGGAGCCGGCACTGCTCCTCCTGGACCGCGCCGATCGCTGCCTGGACGGAACGGCGGAAGGGCTGGACGCAGCAGAGACGGAACTGGCGAGCTGGCTGGGCCGCCGGTTTGCCGCGGCCCAAGCCGACATCAGCCGGCAGGTGGAGGCCTTCAAGGAGCGCCACATTCAGAAGATCGAGGAGCTGCCGCCGGCCGAGGAGCTGGCCGCGCAGCTGTTCCCAGACGCCATGAGGACGCTGCTGCTCAACTGGATGGGGTTGAGCCGGGAAGAGGATTGGGCCAAGAGGCGAAGTGAGTACCCCATCCTTCTCCTTATTCTGGAGTTCGCCAACCACAACCTCATCACCGGCGTGGCACACGTGCTCTACTCCACTCTCATCTGCAAGTAG
- the zcchc8 gene encoding zinc finger CCHC domain-containing protein 8 isoform X2, protein MTRASVGGEKMAEVNFSYEAFVDQLYDPVPGPTHIRFPDQSDADTAEDDEEMRRLRSRLDECDDCIEKLTEENKALRRKLSILTRPSGITIEDVNIDGPIAQIIYSNNTITKQCRQEIEDCVCGVILRHQKEANRNIQWASKYLKPQPSSFSVDEDPQKLASTSVRTTTEAFKVVGSVLYFTSFSVDKLGQPLFYDSPDHTDGWEVPTYKQIFTQVIGTDGQDIEVKDKRPKSMCFNCGSSAHQLRDCLEPKDMAAINERRKEFNQNQAGLSNQRYHAEVEERFSKYKPGVLSKELLSALGLDANTLPPLIYRMRQLGYPPGWLKEAEMENSGLTLYDDNVSNDSSMTSTQKVSYDVSKLVDFPGFNVPVPHKVKDEFMRYSSVPIQSNHLKHNYAAYLSSHFSSPDSLTSKRPHESDSSQHLSKRPKSSHDSNSDMDIESDPGTPYHTPRHSDFHFEPPPAPGSPCLSSPPPLPHGTPPATPTPPPLPKSTPPPTSANSSPATCQPHWVGVDDAEAVREDELTLEELEEQQRQIWAALQSADAATSSDPETPAAGNPSPDSQDVKGISPKAVAAKVSAVPHRNRFAEGIVPFEDTPEYTEVAEATGTYLRIRDLLKSSPRNLAKKKN, encoded by the exons ATGACCAGGGCTTcagttgggggggaaaaaatggctgaagtcaattttagttacgAGGCGTTCGTTGACCAACTGTATGACCCTGTCCCGGGCCCCACACACATTCGTTTCCCGGACCAAAGCGACGCCGATACGGCGGAGGACGATGAAGAAATGCGGAGGCTCCGGAGCCGCCTGGACGAGTGCGACGATTGCATTGAGAAGCTAACAGAGGAGAATA AAGCTTTGAGAAGAAAGTTGTCTATTCTGACACGGCCCAG CGGAATCACGATAGAAGATGTCAACATCGACGGCCCCATCGCTCAAATTATTTATTCCAACAATACCATAACAAA GCAATGTCGTCAAGAAATCGAGGATTGCGTGTGTGGAGTCATACTCAGACACCAAAAAGAGGCAAACCGTAACATACAATGGGCATCAAAGTACCTGAAGCCtcag CCTTCCTCATTTTCCGTGGACGAAGACCCGCAAAAGTTGGCCTCCACTAGCGTGAGAACAACCACCGAAGCCTTTAAA GTAGTGGGCAGCGTGTTGTACTTCACCAGCTTCAGCGTGGACAAACTGGGTCAGCCACTTTTCTACGACAGCCCTGACCACACCGACGGGTGGGAAGTGCCAAC CTACAAGCAGATCTTCACCCAGGTTATCGGCACGGATGGTCAAGACATAGAAGTGAAGGACAAAAG GCCCAAATCTATGTGTTTTAACTGTGGTTCAAGTGCTCATCAACTACGAGACTGCCTCGAG CCGAAAGACATGGCAGCCATCAACGAGAGGAGAAAGGAGTTCAACCAGAACCAGGCCGGGCTCAGCAACCAGCGCTACCACGCAGAAGTGGAGGAGCGCTTCTCCAAATACAAGCCGGGAGTCTTGAG CAAGGAGCTTTTGTCCGCGCTAGGGTTGGACGCCAACACCCTGCCACCTCTCATCTATCGCATGAGGCAGCTGGGATACCCGCCAGGTTGGCTCAAAGAAGCCGAAATGGAGAACTCGGGATTAACACTCTACGACGACAATG TGTCAAATGACAGCAGTATGACCAGCACACAAAAAGTGTCTTAcgatgtttccaaactggtggaTTTCCCAGGATTCAATGTGCCCGTACCACACAAAGTCAAAGAC GAATTTATGCGCTACAGTTCAGTTCCCATTCAGAGCAACCACCTCAAGCACAACTACGCCGCTTACCTGTCCAGCCACTTTTCTTCG CCAGACAGCCTGACCAGTAAGCGACCCCACGAGTCGGACTCGTCCCAACATCTCAGCAAGAGGCCAAAGTCCAGCCATGATAGCAACTCCGACATGGATATCGAATCAG ATCCCGGCACTCCTTACCACACCCCCCGCCATAGCGACTTCCACTTCGAACCGCCGCCGGCGCCGGGCTCTCCGTGCCTCAGCTCGCCGCCGCCTCTCCCGCACGGCACGCCGCCGGCCACACCCACTCCGCCTCCCTTGCCCAAAAGCACGCCTCCCCCCACATCAGCCAACAGCTCCCCGGCGACGTGCCAGCCTCACTGGGTGGGGGTGGACGATGCTGAGGCGGTGAGGGAGGATGAGCTCACCCTGGAGGAGCTGGAGGAGCAGCAGAGGCAGATCTGGGCGGCGCTCCAGAGCGCGGACGCCGCCACCAGTAGTGACCCGGAGACCCCTGCAGCCGGGAACCCCAGTCCAGATTCCCAGGATGTAAAGGGGATCTCCCCCAAGGCCGTGGCTGCCAAGGTGTCGGCCGTACCCCACCGGAACCGCTTCGCCGAGGGCATCGTGCCTTTTGAGGACACGCCCGAGTACACGGAAGTGGCCGAAGCCACGGGGACGTATCTCCGCATCAGGGACTTGCTCAAGAGTTCGCCTCGGAATttagccaagaaaaaaaactga
- the isca1 gene encoding iron-sulfur cluster assembly 1 homolog, mitochondrial, protein MVIGRASHILRACAVHCCDVHLINMSASMVRATVRAVSKRKIFPTRAALNLTPSAVNKIRCLLQDKPEYIGVKVGVRTRGCNGLTYTLDYTKQKENCDEEVQQDGVRVFIAKKAQLTLLGTEMDFVESKLSSEFVFNNPNIKGTCGCGESFNI, encoded by the exons ATGGTCATAGGACGAGCGAGTCATATTttacgcgcatgcgcagttcattGTTGTGATGTTCACTTGATCAACATGTCTGCCTCCATGGTACGAGCGACCGTCCGAGCGGTCAGTAAAAGAAAGATCTTTCCCACTAGAGCTGCACTCAACTTG ACACCATCTGCTGTGAACAAGATTCGATGTTTGTTGCAGGACAAGCCGGAATAT ATTGGGGTGAAAGTTGGCGTGAGAACGCGTGGCTGCAATGGGCTGACGTACACATTGGACTACACCAAGCAGAAGGAAAATTGTGATGAGGAGGTGCAGCAGGATG GCGTGAGGGTTTTCATCGCCAAGAAAGCCCAGCTCACTCTGCTGGGGACCGAGATGGACTTCGTGGAGTCCAAGTTGTCTAGCGAATTTGTTTTCAACAACCCCAACATCAAGGGCACGTGTGGCTGCGGGGAGAGCTTCAACATCTGA
- the LOC144018744 gene encoding uncharacterized protein LOC144018744 isoform X2 — MSNLSYLSLPHWDAGSRKLRYIYLVNQSSFALTDCPQKGSVALFLGADLLANTDIRAENHPRHHAKFSRKGLATKIHFPSEFRFRGLKVAASNNGLWFYNIHGLFRFAFEMYTKREQLAVMDNFQDLWKSQMSDIPLKASYSLDRLDASSEIPNDQSPKQPENTIIRHMSSDHSYSTQHSSQTLTEFRNKIQSLNDKLVAKNFTAQHLEPALLLLDRADRCLDGTAEGLDAAETELASWLGRRFAAAQADISRQVEAFKERHIQKIEELPPAEELAAQLFPDAMRTLLLNWMGLSREEDWAKRRSEYPILLLILEFANHNLITGVAHVLYSTLICK, encoded by the exons ATGTCGAACCTTAGCTACTTGTCATTACCGCATTGGGACGCAGGTTCGAGGAAACTTCGTTACATTTACTTGGTAAACCAGTCGTCTTTCGCACTTACAGACTGTCCCCAAAAG gGCTCAGTTGCTCTCTTTCTTGGTGCCGACCTCTTGGCCAACACGGACATCCGTGCCGAAAACCATCCAAGGCATCACGCCAAGTTTTCCAGAAAAGGCCTCGCCACCAAAATCCACTTCCCTTCAG AATTCAGGTTCCGCGGGTTGAAGGTGGCGGCGTCCAACAACGGCCTGTGGTTCTATAACATTCACGGGCTTTTCCGCTTCGCCTTTGAAATGTACACCAAGCGGGAGCAGCTGGCAGTAATGGACAACTTCCAG GATTTGTGGAAATCTCAGATGAGCGACATCCCGCTGAAG GCTAGTTACAGCCTGGACCGACTGGATGCCAGTAGTGAAATCCCCAACGACCAATCACCCAAGCAGCCTGAGAACACAATTATTAGACACATGTCATCAGATCACTCCTATTCCACACAGCACAGCTCTCAGACCTTAACCGAATTTAGGAATAAGATCCAGAGCCTAAATGACAAACTGGTGGCCAAAAACTTCACAGCCCAGCACCTGGAGCCGGCACTGCTCCTCCTGGACCGCGCCGATCGCTGCCTGGACGGAACGGCGGAAGGGCTGGACGCAGCAGAGACGGAACTGGCGAGCTGGCTGGGCCGCCGGTTTGCCGCGGCCCAAGCCGACATCAGCCGGCAGGTGGAGGCCTTCAAGGAGCGCCACATTCAGAAGATCGAGGAGCTGCCGCCGGCCGAGGAGCTGGCCGCGCAGCTGTTCCCAGACGCCATGAGGACGCTGCTGCTCAACTGGATGGGGTTGAGCCGGGAAGAGGATTGGGCCAAGAGGCGAAGTGAGTACCCCATCCTTCTCCTTATTCTGGAGTTCGCCAACCACAACCTCATCACCGGCGTGGCACACGTGCTCTACTCCACTCTCATCTGCAAGTAG
- the rsrc2 gene encoding arginine/serine-rich coiled-coil protein 2 — protein MYLFIYVFYLCLFIFIGLQASGESVDNKRANLPVHHSKRHNMDSSRSPRSSKHHHSRSRSRSRDRKRNRKHRRSCSRSKEARKRELEKPTKSHKQADEHHERLSADDGDERSRRKDRRSPRGRSSSRSHSRERRHRSRSRDRRRSSRSHSRDRKRKGRSRSRSRSKRRYHSRSRSRSRSRDRKKKSEKVRKRSRSGSANPPIFRGRNTAMDAQEALARRLERAKKLQEQKEKELLEKRQQEAIGSTSPVAAAAAPTAVSAVAASSNHALNVAALLASGTQVTPQIAMAAQMAALQARTLAETGVAVPSYYNPSAVNPSKFAEQEKKRKKLWQGKKDGDKSQTAELWENLNFGNKDQNVKFRKLMGIKADDEGEASKPLNDEGLKTLQKQEEMFRNLDVQYEMARSQTHTQRGMGLGFSSAFSRGMDSM, from the exons atgtatttatttatttatgttttttatttatgtctttttatttttattggacTTCAGGCAAGTGGTGAGTCTGTAGACAATAAAAGAGCAAACTTGCCAGTTCATCACAGCAAAAGGCACAACATGGACTCCTCCAGATCGCCCAGAAGCTCCAAACACCACCATTCACGCTCAAGGTCTCGCTCCAGGGACAGAAAAC GGAACAGAAAGCACAGACGAAGTTGCAGCAGGAGCAAAGAG GCACgaaagagagagctggagaagCCGACCAAATCGCACAAGCAAGCAGACGAGCACCACGAGAGGCTCTCGGCCGACGACGGCGACGAGAGGTCGCGGCGCAAAGACAGGAGGTCCCCCAGGGGTCGCAGCTCGTCCCGGTCGCACTCGCGAGAGAG ACGGCATCGCAGCAGGAGCCGGGACAGGCGGCGCTCCTCGCGATCGCACAGCCGCGACAGGAAGAGGAAGGGTCGTTCGCGGTCACGCTCCAGGTCCAAACGCCGGTACCACAGTAGGAGCCGCAGCAGGAGCAGGAGCAG GGACCGAAAGAAAAAGAGCGAAAAGGTGCGCAAGAGGAGTCGAAGCGGGTCTGCTAATCCACCGATTTTCCGGGGCCGAAACACAGCCATGGACGCACAAGAGGCCCTAGCCAGAAG GTTAGAGCGAGCCAAGAAGCTACAAGAGCAGAAGGAGAAGGAATTGTTAGAAAAGCGTCAACAAGAGGCTATTGGAT CGACCTCTCCGGTggccgccgcggccgccccgaCCGCCGTCTCAGCAGTGGCCGCCTCATCCAACCACGCCCTCAACGTGGCCGCCCTGCTGGCATCTGGCACGCAGGTGACACCCCAGATCGCCATGGCGGCGCAGATGGCGGCGCTACAGGCAAGGACGCTGGCTGAGACGGGCGTGGCCGTGCCGAGCTACTACAACCCGTCCGCGGTCAACCCCTCCAAGTTTGCCGAGCAGGAGAAGAAGCGCAAGAAGCTATGGCAGGGCAAGAAGGATGGG GACAAGTCCCAGACGGCCGAGTTGTGGGAAAATCTCAATTTTGGCAACAAGGaccaaaatgtcaaatttcGCAAGTTAATGGGCATTAAG GCTGATGACGAGGGGGAAGCGTCCAAGCCGCTCAACGACGAAGGCCTGAAGACTCTCCAGAAACAGGAGGAGATGTTCCGCAACCTGGACGTCCAGTACGAGATGGCCCGATCGCAGACGCACACCCAGCGTGGCATGGGCCTCGGCTTCTCCTCCGCGTTTTCTCGTGGAATGGATTCCATGTAA